The stretch of DNA CTGGCCTGGTTCTGCCTCCCTCCaatcccatcccatcccatcccatcccatcccatctaCCTCCGCGCTCCCAAGGAGATACAATTTTACGAACAAGTGCAAAAGAACACGTTGGTGCATATATGCCAGTGCTACAGTAAGCAGTgctaggtaaggtacttgGGTATACTGTGCCCTTCAAAGCATGGAGGAGGTTCTACCCCAACCAGTACCGGTTCGGTCGTATGAAGGGGAATAATAGCAACGGAGTACCTAACGTTGGGTTTCCGTAGGAGGAGGAAccgagggagggaagggggaatGATGgtaatgatgatgatggagcaCAGAGTCGTGGTGATGCAGcagcgcacgcgcgcgtgcaGTCGACGTGGCATCGGCGGGCGCGTAAGTGGGTAGGTACTTTAGGAAGCAGGTATCGCACGTACCTTCGTACACAGCTACCTTAAGTAGGTAGGCAAGGTAGTACCTTACTCGTACCTACCAAGGTACCGTACGCGTGCTGGTCCTTGGGCGGGCGCTTCGTCATTTTGTTTGCCGCCCGTTTCCCCCCCCCAAGTCCGATATAACTTGGAACCCCTTCCATGAGTGCTCAAGTTGTCTGTAGCCTGGCGCTTCTTTCGCGTGAGGTACTACCTGCCTACCCACGCATGCCCCGTATACAAAGTGCATACGTatatatgtatatatatatactgtacttcgtagattGTACGGGCACGCACAAGAGAAATGTCGGACGTCGGGTACTACCTTGGGCCGCGGCCATCTAATAAGCGTGGTGCGTGGTGGTCCATCATGTATTCGTACCACGGTACgtagtatactgtacgaCTGTGCTGCGTGGGATGGGTACCAACCTGGGTAATGAGGTGACgtgacgcgcgcgcgacacgACACAGGCGGTGGCTCATCTAACTAAACTGCTTCACAGAGGACGAGGGGATGGGGGCAGGTGACAACGCTCGCAAAAGTGGCCGACATCTCGTTTTTTATAGTTGATTGTTGCGATACTTCGTCTCTCGGGCAGGCAAGAGGGATTCATTCAAGCCATCACTCGTCCTCTCCACATCTCATCTCGCCATTTTTAGCCCGTGTCTCCGGTACTCATCTCATGTACATGTTATCCGAAAGCCAGATTCAAGGGGAAGAAACCCGACAGTTGCACTTGTCATATGTCACCCCGAGTGCCAAGCAAAGGAAAACGCCCCAGGAACGCCAACGCCCCAGTCTCAAAAGCTGCCCGAGCTGCCGGCCAGCCATGATCCCACGTCTAGCCGTAGAACCAGTACGTGGCTGTATAGCTCGTGCTGTCCGTCCCCGACACCTTGTCGCAGCCGTgggtggcgccgccggccgtgaGCACACGGTAGACGAACTTTGCGCCGACGGCCCCGTCCTTTCCCCCCAGATACAGCCAGCCAACAGCGCCCGTTCCCTCTGGACCCTTGTCGGCCCCCTTGGGGGCATCTACCTGGCTAATCTTGCTACAGGGCAGGTGGATCTTGCCGCTGTCGAGGTTGAACGTGGCcaccccggcggcgtcgaagtAGTGATGCCCCAGGAATGGCAGAGGACGTTGGCCCTGAAGTTGGAGCGGCGCGTCAGGCGGAAACGGGTTCGTTTGCGACGCGCCGGGCCCGTTTCCGTTCATGTTGAGAGGAACCTTGTGCGTCCATAGCGCTTTGGATGTGAGGTTATTGAACTCTTGCAGCGGGAGCGATTCGGCGCCCTGCCTCGGGTATAGGTGAGTGATGTCGTAGAGCATAGCGAGGGCCCCCGTTGCGGTAGCAGTAGCGTTCGCTTTGCAGGTGTAATTTTGAATGCCGAATCCGAGAGCAATGTGCTTGAGCGCAAGGCCAGAGTCGGGGTTGGGAAGGTCGCTAGCTTTGCGTGAGGTCAGTCTCTGCTCCTCACAAGTGAGCCGTACAATCAGCTTACTACCGCCCGTCTTTGGCAACACGGGAGCTCGAGAAGGCGCTCCGCACCCGGGCCCTGCGGACCGTTTGACCACAGGGGAAGTCGCCGCAAGAGCCGCAAAGGCTGACAAGAGAAGCGTCGTGGGCAACATGTTGGTTTGCGATGTAGATCTTCTACTGGAAGGGCAATCGAAAAGAAACAAAGAATAGAACTTCAACTTATACGCAAAGGTCTCGCTCGTCCGGCTAGGTTCGTCCGGCACCACGCGGCGACAAGAATAGAATAGAATGGACTGGCAGGAATAGTACGAAGTAATGCAGACTAATTAAGTTGGTGGTGTACCCGCTCCGGCGCTTAGATatccggcggcgccctgcagGATGGGAGAAGAGAAACTGGCGCGGGCTGACCGATCTGGCGGGGTTGCCCTTGTAAGAACGAAAAGTAGATGGTGAGATTGAAGAACGGGAGAGACAAGTCCCGGACTATATTTATAAAGAAGAAAATTTGGACTCGAGGCGCGTTGTTGGAGCGACGCGGGAGCAGCGCGCTCAGCACAGGCCGTCGGCCCACGGAGACAGCCTTGCGAAGGAGATGGGGAGAGAGGGTCTCAGCACCCTGCCCGCTTGTATAACCAAAGCTGCAAGCCATGACCAGGGCCCAGTTCGTGGGTTGTGCGGCAGGGCCAGGTGGGTGGGCAGCTGCtcgtgccggcggccggaCACGTCTGGTGTGGCTTCTCAAGAGCATTCTGGCCCAGTCCGCAAGAGGCATCTCTGTGCTTGGCCGGCTGATCGAAATCCGTTGACCTGAAGCGTTGGCTGACAGTTACGAAGTTGCAGCCTGTCCAGGCTCCCAGCAACCGGTACATGGTAGTTGAGCCCAATTCTGAGCCCTCGATAACCAACCTATCCGCCCACATGACTCGGGCTCACTTACGAACAACTCGACTCGGCCTCCTTTCATCTTCGTATTCCGCAGATGCCGCCTCTGTCCCGTCTGGCAAGTGGGCGCTTGCTGTGCTCGCTGTTGGGCGGTGCACAAAGCGCATTATTGCTTGGTGGTTGGGAATTGCGCGGGGCAGGAGTCGTGAGGTCACTGGCTACTGAACAAGCAAGCGCAAGCCTCCCAGGGAACGACACGGGGCTGCTCCATGAAGGACCGAGCACGGGCCTGCAGGGATGCCGCGTCCGATGCTGCAAGCAACACTGGGCGGATGTTGAAGAGCATGACGAACTGCGGAAAACAGGCAAGCGGTCGGgacccagcagcggcaacgccACGCAGGAGCGATGGCCTCAGACTGTTTCACCTAGTATCTGCAGCTCCCGAGATGGAACTGGCAAGGCATGACACCCCTGCCAGCGGCGCGCAAAGGATCAGGCGGGGTCAGGGTTGGACGCGCTTATGCCGGGGAGGGTCGAAAGCCCGTTGGCCAGATGAGCTCCTGTTCCTGCCCCGTCGAGCCACAACTGGCCAGGTGGTGGGAGAGGCTGGGAGCTGAATGGCCAAGTTAGCGGAGCATCGTGCGAGGAtgcggcgggcgctcgcTGCAAGGCTAGTGGCGCTGGAATCCCCCGTCTCTCAAGTCGAGGAACACCCCAAGGAACGCCGTCGTTtgggcagctgcagcggcgtTTCTCTTGGGTCAGACGGGGTGTTTGTCTGACGGGCGCACCCGTTGGCGATCTCGGCCCTGGCAgccgacgggggcggggtTGACTGGCTGTTGAGCCGGGCCTCGAGCCGGGCATGAAACGCAGTCTCGTATGAAGCGGAATAGTACTGTAGGTGAGttagtaggtagtaggtagttGAATGCAGAGCACGGACGCTCGCGAGTCCTGAGACGACAAGTGTCGTCTGGAAAGTACGTCGTTGGGTCGCGCTCACGAGCTGGCCACCAAAGTCGTCGGTGATCGTCAACCTGACAGGCGACAAAACGTGGCTCCGTCTTACCCAAGAAACGAAATTCATGttgggaggcggaggcagaggcagaggcggaggcgggggtCCCGGGGATCTGAATCATCTGCTGCCGATCCTGGGAAGGAGCGGCCaagccctgcctgcctgccatggatgatgatgatgcaaGGCTGGCGCACCCGGATGCTGGGCACGTTCCAGGGGgggcgcagccgccgcagcatccCAAGACGCATTATGATGTTGGGTGGCGGTTACAGCGGCGACAAGCCCAAGTCATATTAGTGCATTGCCGCTTGTGTTGGACGGGCATGGCGCAGTTGGCTGCGATCACGGGTCTTTGTCGCCCAGAccagcccgcggccggcggacTGCAGCAGCTTCCTTTTTGCTCCAAACTGGGCTCTTGGCTCTCGATTCCATTCGGGGCAGGCCACGTTGATTTGATCGTACTTGCTGTTGTTCAACAGGCTTCCGATATTGTTGCGGCGCTGCAGGAGGCAGCACCCGATGAATCGCGGACAGTCCAATGGCTCCGTAGAAACCCGTCTACATCGGCCGAGTCGGGTTTCTTCCAGACTTGACTGAGCATCTTTTACACGACAACGGCGCGGCTAGGCAAGCACCACAGCGAAGGCGGACCTTTCCAAGGAGTTTCCAAGGAGTCCAAGTTAGGGCTGGAGCGAAGCGTGAGCACATCCCCCCTTGATGTGCACGAACCCAGAATCACCCGCCGCTTGCCCTTCCCTTTTCATCTTAGTAAACTCTCATGCATATTAAGGGGACTAAAACTCTTGCTACCAACGACTAATGCGGCATTACTTGGCCAGGAGCGTACGATGTTGCCCAAAACGTTGCGTCCGACGTAAAGAGGTTGCACGTCACCTGCCGAGAGTCGTCTCGGGCCTATCCGTCAATCAACACCTAATAATGGGGCCATTGTCTGTttctgtctctctctgtgtgtgcGCCGTTTCAAGCGGCCCACAACACGAGCGCCGCACTGACTGTGTGCACTGGCTCCCGAGCTGCTGGCAGCGGGAAGCGCACTGCTCGTGTCGcaggcgatgccgtcgtctgGTTTCAATATCTGTGCCAGGCCATTTAAGGCTGTTCGCCGCCTTATAGTAACCCATGTCCAATTTACACGCGACTCGCTCATCGTCATGGGGCTAGTATTCCGGATCGCTCTGAAAGGATGAAACCAGTAGTTAGTTGACTTAGTTGCAAAGAGGACAACATGGGGTAAGCCGGCTCACCGGCCCGTGTAGAATCGCGGATCAAGACGGCAACCAACACCCCTCCCTCACTGCTGCTGTCAAAGCTCACGGTCAGACCCGCGGCATGCACACTTCATCACGCTGCGTTTTATGTCTTCAGGTTTGTCTACCGAGTTGTTGATTACTATAGCGGCCGCTGTGATGCGGGGGGCGACGTCTGTgtgtcgcagcagcaacaccaggAGAGGTCGTCCAAGACCCTGAACAAGGGCCACGACCAActgcccttgcccgccgtAGCCCCACCACAGGTACCTGAAGGCGCTACCCCAAATCCCCCTAGGTTCCCCTGGACGCAACGACATGCCATCGTCACCAGTCTTCGCTCCAGCCAAACAGCCCGCGCGTGCAACCCGCCGACAGTCAACATGTCGCGTCGCCCGGCCAAAGGAGACTATATTGAAACCGTACGTACTTCAGAACGCGCCGCAATGGCACGCTCCCGCTCTCCAACCACCCGTCTGACCGGCTCCTCGGCAGGACACGGGCAACAAGGTCGCCCGCAAGGCCATCCTCGTTGGCACGCAAAACATCATgctcggcggcaagacggtcaTCCAGCCGGAGGTCATGATACGtggcgacctcgtccgcaccgccgcctcgtcatcctcctcctcctcgggcggTGCCGCACCCGCTACGCCCACgaccagcaccgccgtcgccatcggtCGATACtgcttcctcgcccgcggcgtgctgctgcggccccCAGGCAGGCTATACAAAGGCGCTTTCACATACATGCCTCTGCGGCTCGGGGACCACGTCTTTGTCGGACAGGGTACCGTCGTGCAGGCGGCCACGGTTGGCAGCCACGTGCACATTGGCAAGGGCTGCACCATCAACGAGttcgccatcatcaaggACTACGTCAAGGTACTGGACGGTACTGTGGTCCCCGCCTTCATGGTCATACCGAGCTTCTCCATCGTCGCGggtcagccagccaaggTTGTCGGAGAGATTCCCGAGGGAGGTCACGACGAGTTCGAGCTGCGCGAACTCTACAAGACGGTCGGCAACAACCcgcagccgtcggcgtcgtgagACCTGATGATGTCCAAGAATGTCCAGCACATGGCACGACAGGGAAATCACCGGCGATGCCTGCCATGCACACTAGATTTACACCAAACCAACGACCATGAGGGCGTTCCACGCACGCCAGCATAACACGCTAGCTTCTACACGTACAAAGAGTGATGTTGGAGGGGCTTTCGCGGAGGTCAGCTCCATGTTCTCAACAAGCCCCGTTGGAACGGTTCAAAGTGGCCCAGCTGTCGGGCAGTCAGTTGTCTGGCCCACTGCTGTCCGGTGAAAGCCTCACAAGCAGTCATTCGGCCCCATTCGGACCAGAAGCGCACGGTAGAACAGGGCGATCTGACTTTGACTTCATGGGGGTCATGACGCAGTTCTTCATCGTGTCTTTCTCgagtcgccctcgaggcaTTGAGCCGCAGGAGTTAGCAACAACTCGATGATGGGATGAAAGATTGGATACAAGCGGTTTGCTCGCCGGTCGGGAAGGAGCAGGACTCGCTCGACACAGCTCCTTCCGTCGCCGCGACTCTGCCACTCCCCAAGCACCGCAACGACTAGCAGCCTGAGGCCACCTCCGTTTGCTACCTCAGTTGGAACTCGCGGTAACGCCCTCGAATCACGCGCTCTgccgccagctgcgcagCACTGCAAACTTGTTCAGTGACTCGGCTCGTCCACGCCACATTCACACTTCACGCGTGGTTTTCTGTTCCTTACCTTCCCTCTCCGTTCCCATTGCGGCACGGAcgggcctcgtcctccttccCTCTCATGCAaggctcggcgccggctcaTGTCTTCGGTCACGACACAACTAAAAGCACCCTGAGCCTTCAAGGCAATTGCCTACTATGTCCATCCCCTTCAATAACTGCACTtttgacggcgacggtgtcTGGTGGAGCAATGACCGCAGACTCCAGGGCGTCGCTTCTCTGACGACACAGCAGCTGCTGAGCCGGAACGGCAATGTCACGTCTACCCGGTCCGTTCATCGATGTGCAGGTGGTGGCCATCAAATGAACTTGGTAGCGCCGCTTTCTGGAACGCCAGGCGCCGCGCACATTGTCACCAACATGCCCATTACCCTCTTGTCAGCGGCCCAGACGGTCATGAGGCGAATGTCTACGAGATCCATCATCGCCATTCTGATTGGCAACGATGAAGGTCAGGGCCGCAGAATTCGTGACGGCAAGTATACTAccctcatcgacgtcgacctgAGGCCGACCAGGCTCGCCCCGGACGCAAACGCGTCTCCTCACGTATTTGGCGAGCCTCGAGGTGTCCCCGCCACAATCGAGAGACGGTGCgcgggctgcggcagccTGACCCACGAGCTGAAGCTCTGCATGCAATCTTCCTCGGATGGGCTGCTTCATGGCTGCACCCTCTGCAACAGCATAAGCCATGAGTTGGATCAGTGTCGCCGCTTTCGGGAGCTCGACCTCGAAACTTGTTTTGCGGTTCTTGTTCGTCAGCGAGGCAACATGCCGGCGCTAGCCACCACCCGATCGTGGTTTGCCGTCCTCTCGGACTATAGAGACGCTGCCTCCGACGTCTCGGCCAACTACTTACCTTGTGTTCCTTACCTGCCATGGACGCCAGAGTTTGCCCGCAGGATGTCGCAGGCCGCTCCATCAGAGCGTGCCAGGATGGAGCTGTTCTATCGAGACTTCGACCGCTCCGTGCTGCCTGGCGACCCGGACACGAGACACctgagcgcggcgagggcataCTTTACTCGCTCGCGCAGCACTCAGCATTATCTCGCCCCGTTCTAGGCCGAATCACTTTGTCCAGGATGGCTATGGGAAGGCAGCCATGGGCACCATACGGGACGCCCGATGATGGTACCTCACGACTCTACGACAGTCACCGAACGGATCGAGGCAGGACGGGATCTCAAGGGAAATGCGGGAGTGCTGCGTGTATTTCGGAGAGGAAACTGGGGTATTGAGGCGGGATGAGCAGCTTGACAAGAATCGGTGGCCGAAC from Purpureocillium takamizusanense chromosome 6, complete sequence encodes:
- a CDS encoding uncharacterized protein (COG:S~EggNog:ENOG503P6JQ~SECRETED:SignalP(1-17~SECRETED:cutsite=AAT-SP~SECRETED:prob=0.1719)) — translated: MLPTTLLLSAFAALAATSPVVKRSAGPGCGAPSRAPVLPKTGGTSDLPNPDSGLALKHIALGFGIQNYTCKANATATATGALAMLYDITHLYPRQGAESLPLQEFNNLTSKALWTHKVPLNMNGNGPGASQTNPFPPDAPLQLQGQRPLPFLGHHYFDAAGVATFNLDSGKIHLPCSKISQVDAPKGADKGPEGTGAVGWLYLGGKDGAVGAKFVYRVLTAGGATHGCDKVSGTDSTSYTATYWFYG
- a CDS encoding uncharacterized protein (COG:Z~EggNog:ENOG503NYV1) produces the protein MSRRPAKGDYIETDTGNKVARKAILVGTQNIMLGGKTVIQPEVMIRGDLVRTAASSSSSSSGGAAPATPTTSTAVAIGRYCFLARGVLLRPPGRLYKGAFTYMPLRLGDHVFVGQGTVVQAATVGSHVHIGKGCTINEFAIIKDYVKVLDGTVVPAFMVIPSFSIVAGQPAKVVGEIPEGGHDEFELRELYKTVGNNPQPSAS
- a CDS encoding uncharacterized protein (COG:S~EggNog:ENOG503PHE8), whose amino-acid sequence is MSIPFNNCTFDGDGVWWSNDRRLQGVASLTTQQLLSRNGNVTSTRSVHRCAGGGHQMNLVAPLSGTPGAAHIVTNMPITLLSAAQTVMRRMSTRSIIAILIGNDEGQGRRIRDGKYTTLIDVDLRPTRLAPDANASPHVFGEPRGVPATIERRCAGCGSLTHELKLCMQSSSDGLLHGCTLCNSISHELDQCRRFRELDLETCFAVLVRQRGNMPALATTRSWFAVLSDYRDAASDVSANYLPCVPYLPWTPEFARRMSQAAPSERARMELFYRDFDRSVLPGDPDTRHLSAARAYFTRSRSTQHYLAPF